The following are encoded together in the Coffea arabica cultivar ET-39 chromosome 1c, Coffea Arabica ET-39 HiFi, whole genome shotgun sequence genome:
- the LOC113728100 gene encoding LOB domain-containing protein 1, translated as MGYSDTTTATTITSKSSRSVSPSSPSSPPTPPPPAVVVSPCAACKILRRRCAEKCVLAPYFPPNDPIKFTTAHRVFGASNIIKFLQELPESQRADAVSSMVYEANARLRDPVYGSAGAICQLQKQVNDLQAQLAKTQAELVNMQCQQANLMALICMEMAQSPQASSPQQQSFDNNFINSSSQLAAFQANLNLLDDSHPWDHPALWT; from the exons ATGGGGTATAGTGACACAACAACCGCTACAACTATTACTTCAAAATCTTCTCGCTCCGTTTCTCCTTCTTCCCCCTCTTCTCCTCCCACGCCTCCTCCTCCGGCCGTGGTGGTCAGCCCTTGCGCTGCATGCAAGATCCTCCGGCGGAGGTGTGCCGAGAAGTGTGTCCTGGCACCGTATTTTCCTCCCAACGATCCCATCAAGTTCACCACCGCTCACCGTGTCTTCGGAGCCAGCAACATAATCAAGTTTTTACAG GAGCTGCCGGAGTCCCAGAGGGCCGATGCAGTGAGCAGCATGGTTTATGAAGCAAACGCTAGGCTGAGGGATCCTGTATATGGAAGCGCGGGGGCCATTTGCCAGCTGCAGAAGCAAGTGAACGATCTCCAAGCACAATTGGCCAAGACACAGGCTGAGCTGGTCAACATGCAATGCCAACAAGCCAACCTCATGGCTCTCATTTGCATGGAAATGGCACAGTCTCCGCAGGCCTCGTCACCCCAGCAACAGAGCTTTGACAACAACTTCATCAATTCTAGCAGCCAACTCGCAGCTTTCCAGGCTAATCTCAATCTCCTGGATGACAGCCACCCGTGGGATCATCCGGCTCTCTGGACTTGA